In a single window of the Chondrocystis sp. NIES-4102 genome:
- a CDS encoding phosphohistidine phosphatase SixA, which produces MKVYLIRHGIAAQKGTYSDDQKRPLTDKGRQKTTQVAQRLLAVGVKFDLILSSPLVRAKETAEILQNQGLSSGIESFPALQPDGAIEQWLEWLQQDKVQNNDSSMALVGHQPDLGDWAEKLVWGTSKGQLIVKKAGIIGLNLPPIGTPIARSTLFLLTSPKWLI; this is translated from the coding sequence ATGAAAGTTTATTTAATCCGTCATGGTATTGCTGCTCAAAAAGGTACTTATTCTGACGATCAAAAACGTCCTCTGACAGATAAAGGTCGTCAGAAAACAACCCAAGTAGCACAACGTTTATTAGCTGTTGGCGTTAAATTTGACTTAATCTTAAGTAGTCCATTAGTCAGAGCCAAGGAAACCGCAGAAATATTACAAAATCAAGGTTTATCATCGGGTATTGAGTCTTTTCCAGCCTTGCAACCTGATGGAGCAATAGAACAGTGGTTAGAATGGTTGCAGCAAGATAAAGTTCAAAATAATGATAGTTCGATGGCTTTAGTGGGACATCAACCCGATTTGGGTGATTGGGCAGAAAAACTAGTTTGGGGGACAAGTAAAGGACAGCTAATAGTTAAAAAGGCTGGTATTATTGGTTTGAATTTACCCCCTATAGGGACACCGATCGCTAGAAGTACTTTATTTTTATTAACTTCTCCTAAATGGCTCATTTAA
- a CDS encoding HNH endonuclease: MGKVLVLNASYEPLNITSWRRAVVLLLKGKAEQLEHKGKVIYTGFPQPTVIRLRYYVRVPYKEIPLTRRNVLERDCNSCQYCQDKGDQLTIDHVIPRSRGGGDTWENLVAACVRCNVKKGSRTPKEAGMTLLTKPRRPYSSLHFELIKYTQGNSNQEWKKYVIGI; encoded by the coding sequence ATGGGTAAGGTTTTAGTTTTGAATGCCTCCTATGAACCCCTGAATATCACCAGTTGGCGGAGGGCGGTGGTATTACTCTTAAAAGGCAAAGCTGAACAATTAGAACACAAAGGGAAAGTTATCTACACAGGTTTTCCGCAGCCTACAGTAATTAGGTTACGCTACTATGTTAGAGTTCCCTACAAAGAAATTCCGCTCACTCGTCGTAACGTTTTAGAGAGAGACTGTAATAGCTGTCAGTATTGTCAAGATAAAGGTGATCAATTGACTATAGACCATGTAATTCCGCGATCGCGTGGTGGTGGAGATACCTGGGAAAATTTGGTTGCAGCCTGCGTAAGATGTAATGTTAAGAAGGGAAGCAGAACTCCTAAAGAAGCTGGAATGACCTTATTAACTAAGCCTCGCCGTCCCTATAGTAGCTTACATTTTGAACTGATAAAATATACTCAGGGAAACTCTAATCAAGAGTGGAAAAAATACGTGATCGGAATTTAA
- a CDS encoding alanine racemase codes for MVSWQQQSKIDPTLASQDALSFLVNRQRAWIEIDLTALANNVRSLKKLLAPATKLMAVVKADAYGHGAVTVAQTALDHGADCLAIATLAEGVELRQAGITAPILILGAINAPEDIKAVAAWELEPTICNCSQALIFASTLATIGKSLPVHLKLDTGMSRLGTNWQEAVEFVELVAGLGNLKIASIYSHFATADDQRDRTIMDLQHQRFRHCIKQLLVRGFPLPQLHLANSAATLSDSSCHYDIVRVGLALYGLYPSPHLESIINLQPVLQVKAKITQIKTIPAGEGVSYGRKYITQKATKIAVVGIGYADGIPRNLSNRLQAIVAGELVPQIGTITMDQLMLNVDNIPNLQAGDIVTLIGQENNFKISADDWATALNTISWEILCGFKHRLPRINIE; via the coding sequence ATGGTGAGTTGGCAGCAACAAAGCAAAATTGATCCCACATTAGCGTCACAAGATGCCTTATCTTTCTTAGTCAATCGTCAACGTGCTTGGATAGAAATAGATTTAACTGCCTTAGCTAATAATGTCAGATCTTTAAAAAAATTGCTTGCCCCTGCTACAAAACTTATGGCAGTAGTTAAAGCTGATGCTTATGGTCATGGTGCAGTGACTGTGGCTCAAACTGCTTTAGATCATGGTGCAGATTGTTTGGCGATCGCTACTCTAGCAGAAGGAGTAGAATTGCGTCAAGCAGGAATTACCGCCCCAATTTTAATTTTAGGTGCAATTAATGCTCCAGAGGATATTAAAGCGGTTGCAGCTTGGGAACTTGAGCCGACTATTTGTAATTGTTCTCAAGCCTTGATTTTTGCCTCTACTTTAGCAACTATTGGTAAATCTTTACCAGTGCATCTTAAATTGGATACAGGGATGTCTCGTTTAGGCACTAATTGGCAAGAAGCGGTTGAGTTTGTGGAATTGGTAGCAGGGTTGGGGAATTTAAAAATTGCTAGTATTTATTCTCATTTTGCCACGGCTGATGACCAGCGCGATCGCACTATTATGGATTTGCAACATCAACGTTTTCGTCACTGTATTAAGCAATTATTAGTTAGAGGATTTCCTTTACCTCAATTGCATTTGGCGAATTCAGCAGCTACTTTGAGTGATTCTAGTTGTCATTATGACATAGTTAGGGTTGGATTAGCTCTCTATGGTTTATATCCTAGCCCTCATTTAGAATCTATTATTAATCTTCAGCCTGTCTTGCAGGTTAAAGCTAAAATTACTCAAATTAAAACTATTCCTGCGGGAGAGGGAGTTAGTTATGGTCGTAAATATATTACGCAGAAAGCTACTAAAATTGCCGTTGTAGGTATTGGTTATGCTGATGGTATTCCTCGTAATTTATCTAATCGTCTCCAAGCAATTGTAGCAGGTGAATTAGTTCCTCAAATTGGCACAATCACGATGGATCAATTGATGCTTAATGTGGATAATATTCCTAATTTACAAGCAGGAGATATTGTTACTTTAATAGGGCAAGAAAATAATTTTAAAATTTCCGCCGATGATTGGGCGACTGCTTTGAATACTATTTCTTGGGAAATTCTTTGTGGCTTTAAGCATCGATTACCTAGAATTAATATTGAATAG